A stretch of DNA from Arachis hypogaea cultivar Tifrunner chromosome 19, arahy.Tifrunner.gnm2.J5K5, whole genome shotgun sequence:
AACCATGCTCACAGCTTTTGTTCTCAGCCTGAATCCTCATCATGCTAAGGGCCAAAATTGGTCGTTATGAAATGGATCTTTTGAGTCTTGATTATGGGGGTTAAGTTAATGGTTTGAACCTTGAGGAGTAACTTGGAGTTCATTTACTCTTCAAACATTCCTTTCCCTCcaaaatcaaaactcaaaaacacatTACACACCATTAAGGAATAATTTGACACATCCAAAGTATACTATTAACGACAATCAGGGTCAAGATTTCTGTGACCCAGGGACTGCAACATGAAATCCATAATCACTCCTTCTCCTTGGCTATATCAGTTGTCATAAAATTCCAGGAAAATTCTAATCTTACGTTACAAAATATTTTCATCCTCTAAACTGTTGTAGGAACTGTTATTAAGAAATTGCAGACTAAGCAAATGTAATATAAgtccaataataattaatattattgctGCAAGTACTTATTATTATAATCATTGCCATTGTTTAGAGATGCCCGTTCTAATTGGTTGGAAGAAAGCATCCAAATATTTGGGGTTGAGAAACTCAACAATGATGATGCTCAAAAGTTGCAGGTGGAGATATTAGAAGCCAAAATTGGAAGCTGGATTCATATAATGCCTATAGCCGTAAGAAGATTGTAGAATTGATCTGTCTTCCTTCTGTTTTCCGTTCAAATATATAACTAACTATACATGGACAGTTCAAGCTGTTTGCTGGAGAGCGGAATGTTTGTAATCTGATATTTGAAGGCTTTGATTCACTCGCTGAACAGTGTTTCTCCGAGGTGACTACAAACAATATCTCCATGCTACTTAGTATTGGTGAAGCAAATGCCAAAATCATTAAATCCCCGCAAAACTTCCATTTACTTTTAGACATGTGTGAAACAATGTTACAGCTTCATTTAGAGGTATGGCTCCTGACATCCAGAATCTTAAATTTAGCTACTATCACTTTCATGCATTGCTTTATAAATCCCAAGGGTTATACTAAAATATTTCTATACTATTTTCAATGATATTGATAAGTTCCTTTTTAATCATTCTATATTGAGATTGAAGTGAACCACTTCTGCTTGATAAGTTCCTTTTTATCATTCCTTTTTCTTTCTACACTCTTTTCTAAACCTATTAAAAAAACACAAGGCATATTTCAATGTGTTGAAATCTTTACCAACTATTTCACATGACAATTTGCAGATTGAAACACTTTTTAGAGGCAAAGCTTGCACTGAAATAAGAGAAGCAGTATTTCGTTTTACAAAACAACTTGCACAAATGGCCAACGAGGTCTTTGAAGATCTCGAAGAAGTAGTTGAAAAGGATGCTATAGAGACCGCAGTAACAGATGGAGTGCATCCTTTAACAAGCTATATGATTAATTTTGTGAGGGTTTTATATGAGTAAGTTCATATTTTTGGCATTCTGATAACTGATCCCAATAAGTTTATCCTATCATCAAATTGTTGGTATTTGATAGCAATCTTGATTTGACAGTTGATAAATGCTGCTTGTTGCTACATATTTTTCCTTTCATAGTTACACTTTCTAAAATTTTCATTACTGTTCAATATATATATGACTATATCTATAAGGGGGTTGTGCAAACCAATACTTTATTTTGCATTTAAGAGATGTCACTTACTAAACATTCAGTTTCTATAAATTTTGCCAAGATCTTGTTGATGTTCACATATTTGACCTAATTAGAATTCTATAAATGTATGCAGCTACCAGTCCACCTTGAAGCAATTGTTCCAAGAATTTGAAGGTGGAGACTATTCTTTGCAGCAGGCATCTGTAACTAGGCGAATAATGAAGGCTTTGGAATCCAAATTAGATTTGAAATCAAAGCAGTATAGAGACCCTGCATTTAAGCATATTTTTCTCATgaacaatatttattatattgttaaatttgttCAGAGATGGGTGATGACATCCACTattgataattgatttatttaacTCAGTTTAAATGCATTCTCTGCTGGTTCcatgttattttttttctaatcctcttatattttagCTCTGAAGCCAAGGATATATTAGGGGATGATTGGGTACGACTACATAGTGGAATTGTGCAGCACCATGCAAATCAATACATAAGAAATGCTTGGGCAAAGGTATTGTTCTATTGACCCAATTGAGTGCAACATGTCTTGCAGCTCAGTTTCTGAACAAATCATCACATTCTTGCCATTTAATAAAGCCAGTCTGTCCTCTTTTGGGCATCTCACCCTACATATGCAGCTTAAAGAATCAAgaaatttgtttgatttttctatGAGCTTTAGTGCAATGGTTAAGTTGCTCCATATCACATCAAGGTCACAGGTTCAAGGTGTAGAATCAGCCACTTACACTTGTGTCAGTTTAGGCGACGTAGATTACATCCTTTAAATTTGACTCACTATTAAACTCTTGTATCACAGGATGCTTATGTTTTAGTATTATTATAAATTACAAATAAGGGTGGATATTTATCACTCATAGTCTCATATCATGCCACATTATGTCATattaaatatttcattaaatCCTAATTCTTAACTTTCCCTGTTTCCTACCTAAAAACCATAGTCTGAACAATATGGTAAGACCGTAAGAGCTGCAATATTTCCCTtttcttatcaattatcaattttcTCTGTCAAGAAGTAATGTATTCTTTGGTGGTATTGTGTGGTATATATTAATGTTCATTTTGGTTTTGGGTTTTGATCTTTGTGCAATCATCTGGATAAGAGCTTAGAATGTCATTGTCACCTTCAATGATTTCAGTCAATTCAGAAAGTACTGTTCTATTGTTGAACTTTTATTATTTACCTTCGCAGACTCTGCAATGCGTATCTGATAAGGGCATATATGTTGGCATGAACAATGGTGTTAGCAGAGCAGTTCTTAAAGACAGGTGATCTTTAAGTTGCTTCTTTATGTTAATTTATTTGGCAAAGCATTCTCTCCCTCTCTATCCCCGCCAACATGTGAATTTGCATGTGTTCTTAGGTTGAAGACATTCAATGATATGTTTGAGGAACTCCATCGGAAGCAATCTCAATGGAAAGTTCCTGACGCGGAATTGCAAGAGTCTCTACAGCTTGCAGTTGCTATGATCGTGTTGCCTGGCTATAGAACCTTTTTGGGACGTTTTCGGTATGTCTGTAATTTCAATTACTTGCAAAACATGAATGCATTGTTGCTCTTATATGTTTGCACATGATGCTTTGTTTTTGTGTGAGTGAGATTTTATTTAACTTTGATGCATAACCTTTTGTGTTACAGGTCTTTTTTGAAGGTTAAGCACATCAAATACACACCAGAAGATCTAGAACAAATGTTGGGTGACTTTTTCGAAGGAAAATTCATGAGCCAAGCGAAACGATAAATAAGTAGCTGATGATTAATTTGGGATGGTAGGCAGAGGCAAATGAGTGGCTTTGGTATCTGATTGCATCTTCtagtttcatggaggaggatTGGTGCAAATGTGTTAAGAGATTTTGGTGTTACAACATATCCAAAGTCCCACGTCGGATAGTATATGATACTTGAAGTTGAATCTAAAGAGAGGAGTTGTTTCCCACTAATAGGACTTTATTAAGCCTAGCTTGTTGTGATGCCAATGCATGGAAATTGAGATTTGTTCCCTCACATCCCATCAGGTTTGAAATGGTAGTTGGTTGCTTTAGTTCTGCTCCTGTTGTTGTTTCCATTTTCAAAGGTGGCATGATGCAGCAATAAAAATTTAAGGTGTTTGCTACGGTAcaatgataaattcatacgtaccgatacgtttaaaatataaacaaatagtAACAAGCcatgtggaatttattttccacatcaacatttaattttttcttttttaaatatatattatatcatcaCTTTTACTAAAACACCCCTTTAGTAATCAAAACAATAAACGCATCAACGTTATCATCgtcctcctccttctctctcgttcatcttcttcctttccaTCTGCACTCTGTGATCTCATTCAAACCTCAAATCCAATGCTTCTTCATAGCTCCGTTCCCTTCACACCAAATTCGAAGACCAACAGAACCCACTTCCATTTCAGCAACTTCTCTTCCTTTAAGCCTCCAAATGCTCCCTTTCCGCGGTTTCAGAAGCACTCCATTTCGAATTGAGCACTCACAGCAACAAGAAGCCCTTCCCCGCAGAGGTTTCTAGAACCATCATGGAGCTTGCCACTGTGGGAACCCTCTCTGCTTTGACCAATGAGGGTCATGAGGGTTCTAGAAGAAACCAACAAAGATCATCTTTTTCCACAGACCATATTTCATTTGCAAAATGTTAAATCATTAATGCAATCTAAATAGCCAAAGTTAGTAAtcattttgaaattaaaacactTGATTGCCAATATCTTTTTGGGATGGAAGGAAAGCAGAACCTTGATGCTGCAAGAAAGTGCTTGCTAGCTAGCTTGGAAACATCAAGTGCCATTGGTTCTGCATTAGATGAATCTGAATCAAGATTGGAGCTTCTTCGCCAGCGATGTcaatccctgcaaacttcattcAGACCAATCTCCATGCAGAAATGCTCGTTCATGGACGTTGGCAATGGTATAGATAGTGTTATATGTTCTGCTGCTGCTGTCCTCAAGGTGTTTGAATTTGTGCAGCATTTGGAGAATTCTCTATTGACTGACCCTGTTTCCGATCTATGCTCTTACCTCTCAGATGCCAAGAAGCTTGAAGAAGCCTTGAAGCTTCTCACTGATAATTGCACGTTAGCAATTGGCTGGTTGCAGGGTGTTCTTGACTTCTTACAAGACAAAGTGATCACCAATGAGTTTTACCTCTTTCAGGTGAAGAAATCCTTGAGGATACTGCGAGAATTGCAAGCCGTGGAAGAGGGAGTTTGCATCAATGGAGGTTTTCTCAGTGCAGCCTTAGACAATCTAGAGACTGAGTTCCAAAGACTTCTGATGGCAAACTCAATGCCCATTCCTTTGGTTTCGTTAGGATCACACGTCGCAACACAAGCTTTGCCAGGTTCTGTTATGGGGAAGTTGCAGGCCATCATTGAGCGGTTAAATGCAAACAGCAGGCTAGCCAAGTGTAAGTCTATATATGATGAAGTTCGAGGGACGAATGCTCAAAGAACTTTGAACACTTTAGACTTGAGCTACCTTGAGATTCCAACAGCTAAATTTGAGGATGTCAGGGAAATAGCGAGTTACATAGACCAATGGGGCATTGATTTGGAGTTGGTTGTCAAGAACGTTCTTCATACTGAGTACATGCTATCTTGCCGTGTCTTTGAGAAGATTGGTCGAGAAGCATCGACCGAATGTTTTGCCAGGATCGCCATCAGATCAGGAATTCTTTCATTCATTCTATGTTTCATTCCATCGACCGGCGCAAGTGAAGCTTGAAAGGCCAGGTTCTCCTCCCCGAGATAGCGGTGTCCCTAGGCTGGTAAGCTTTGTAACTGATTACTGCAATCAGCTGCTTAATGATACATATCTACCACATTTGAAAAAGGTCCTAGAAATTCATCTTAGTTGGAGAAATGAAACATATGAAGAGGGTATTGTTTTCACACAAATATATGACACAATCAAGGAAGTTGCAGTTAATCTTGATTCTTGGTCAAAGGCCTATGAGGATATCACATTGTCCTACATTTTCATCATAAATAATCATTGCCATTTCTACAATTTGAGGGGTACCATGCTTGGGGATATGATAGGAGATACTTGGTTAGGAGCACTTGAACAATACAAGGACTATTATGCAGCACTTTATTTGAGGAATAGCTGCGGAAAGCTTCTATCAATTATTGTTCAAAAAGATTTACTTTCATCCTCATTGAGTAGCCAAGATTTGGGAAAGAGATTGCATGCTTTCAATGTAGCTTTTGATGAGAGGTACAAGATGGAATCTAGTTGGACAATTTGTGATGAGGCCTTGAGGAAAAACATATGCAAGCATTTGGTGGAATGTATTGTACCAATCTATAAGGCCTATGGTGAGGGTGCCTTGAAGTGTACACTGAGGAGTGCACAACCCAGATTGGTTCAACTGATGAACACAAAGTTCAAATCAATCTCTTCAATACAAATTCCTCCAACTAACATGTCCTCTAACTAAGCTAACTAATAcatatgaaatgaaaaaaaatgagaaatttatATTCATCAACTTAATTTTCAGTACATACTACATATACTTTGATCTCATCTAGAGTATAATATGTTATAACAGAATAGAACTAGTAACTGAAAGTATAACTAACTTACAACTACCTTAACTAACTAACTGTCTATCTATCTATAtgtcttttattttttggaatcATTCATAGTAATTACAACTTAATTGGTTataagaagatgagaaggaggcaGAGAAGCTTTAGCATTAGCAATGGCACCTGAACATGGAGGGAAGAAGGGGTTTGAGGagagaaaggaaaagaagaaaggggTGCCTTCACGAGGGTCAACAGCGAACCTGACGCCAATGGCCAAAGGGGAAGAAGAACCCTCATGACCCTCATTGGTCAAAGCAGAGAGGGTTCCCACAGTGGCAAGCTCCATGATGGTTCTAGAAACCTCTGCGGGGAAGGACTTCTTGTTGCTGTGAGTGCTCAATTCGAAATGGGGTGATTCTGAAACCGCGGAAAGGGAGCATTTTGGAGGCTTAAAGGAAGAGAAGTTGCTGAAATGGAAGTGGGTTCCATTGGTCTTCGAATTTGGTGTGAAGGGAACGGAGCTATGAAGAAGCATTGGATTTGAGGTTTGAATGAGATCACAGAGTGCAGATGCAAAGGAAGAAGATGAAcgagagagaaggaggaggacGATGATAACGTTGATGCGTTTATTGTTTTGATTACTAGAGGGGTGTTTTAGTAAAAGtgatgatataatatatatttaaaaaaaattaaatattgatatggaaaataaattttacatggcttgttattatttgtctatattttaaatgtattggtacgtataaatttatcatcgtaccgtaaCAAACACCAAAATTTAAAGTTGAATAATATGTATGAACGTGTACATGATGCAAGGGGAGCCAGCCAAGGACCTAAGTAACCTTTGATAATGTGAAAGGTTTTAATTTCTTCCGCTATATTTGCTTTGTTAgggattgaatgaaaaatagggaaacaataaaaagtattgtcatatAGTTGAGatttgttaaataatttgagatatttaattaaattattatctaataatttttaattatcaactttagATGAAAATAATTGTATATGAGTAAATACCATGTTAAGTGGAAAGAATGGTTTTATTTTTGGAGCTGGTGGGTGTTGTATACAAGTATATTTAGGTACATAAAATTACACATAAGCAAGTAAACTATTTAGTATTTACAGAAACAACAAATCCGTacaaaaactaaactcattaagtTATATAAGTAATAAATTTAAGgggaaaatatttattaattatcttatactatattaaaaaagaaatagcTAAATTTATCTTCAATCATTTTGTACATTAATCCCTAAATCTTGAAGTGTATAAAGTCTAAACCCATATACTATGCTATAATTTTCTTTTATCCAGAATAATTATGTTAGTTCTTTTCAGCagttagtgtatatatatatatgtaagtcATTTACAAAAGTAATatatgttgtaaaataaataaataagaaagagataataaatataaaataagaggTATAATTATATAATCTTAATAGTAATATCTACTACAATTATTATCACAATATAATAGATGTATTTATTAATACTGTAGTAAAGaatataagagagagaaaataGTAAAATAGAGAGAGTGAAGAATG
This window harbors:
- the LOC112775523 gene encoding exocyst complex component EXO70A1 isoform X1, yielding MAAALLGGAAIGAAFGELLKAVLEVKDKASNFKNTLAYLRTILVKIDPLIKEMEQQNDELGRPKEELDSLIEEMEEGTKLVYRCSKIHRLNFLARIQYQDELAKLVVSLERFFRFDVPAQTSRDTKETLLKVTRILSAVRKLPLARTESATGSASDLDSMPLESDVCDTLPLQLNDEKEREADSTEEAAELERLAKPVLEDIASLVQKGSQAEAEIHKGRQDLQNKHEASGRLRRSIEFFGSRMGFTVSDSILFHENNSIAEDISKLEDAFKQLLSFFSKPVEPKHLFDCLTSSMRPSSGSPDHEGDPSGKKPSSSHHSESHENNNSADPVLCTLLNLIPSRIVSPLHYLAQQLVEAGQQQQLLRIYRDARSNWLEESIQIFGVEKLNNDDAQKLQVEILEAKIGSWIHIMPIAFKLFAGERNVCNLIFEGFDSLAEQCFSEVTTNNISMLLSIGEANAKIIKSPQNFHLLLDMCETMLQLHLEIETLFRGKACTEIREAVFRFTKQLAQMANEVFEDLEEVVEKDAIETAVTDGVHPLTSYMINFVRVLYDYQSTLKQLFQEFEGGDYSLQQASVTRRIMKALESKLDLKSKHSEAKDILGDDWVRLHSGIVQHHANQYIRNAWAKTLQCVSDKGIYVGMNNGVSRAVLKDRLKTFNDMFEELHRKQSQWKVPDAELQESLQLAVAMIVLPGYRTFLGRFRSFLKVKHIKYTPEDLEQMLGDFFEGKFMSQAKR
- the LOC140181903 gene encoding uncharacterized protein, producing the protein MEGKQNLDAARKCLLASLETSSAIGSALDESESRLELLRQRCQSLQTSFRPISMQKCSFMDVGNDAKKLEEALKLLTDNCTLAIGWLQGVLDFLQDKVITNEFYLFQVKKSLRILRELQAVEEGVCINGGFLSAALDNLETEFQRLLMANSMPIPLVSLGSHVATQALPGSVMGKLQAIIERLNANSRLAKCKSIYDEVRGTNAQRTLNTLDLSYLEIPTAKFEDVREIASYIDQWGIDLELVVKNVLHTEYMLSCRVFEKIGREASTECFARIAIRSGILSFILCFIPSTGASEA